The following proteins are encoded in a genomic region of candidate division TA06 bacterium:
- a CDS encoding 4Fe-4S dicluster domain-containing protein, with protein sequence MSEEPVIISGPSRVRGTIQIVFLVFFLLLFIFTLFPLQEWVPPVDILLRIDPVAALGSLIATRTWVYRMFFSIPLIALTLFLGKFFCGYVCPTGTSIDLWRRHVLRRYHDGLPRKDLTRWKYYTLFLILTSAVFGYSLIWLLDPLSIFVRFLTLAVYPAVVFILDGALALISPAADKLDITSLAYKSIFQPSFQGALAILAVFGTILMLELVQRRFWCRNLCPLGAFLALLSRFSLFRRHVPYDCTECGECEEVCPMGAIYEGGKKNVPADCIECYTCASVCPAGEISIVAGRPAGPYSVDIQRRRVLGSLGLGFVAASMFRMDALRVSRNHNFIRPPGSVPEDLLLSRCYRCGECMKVCVTGGIQPAILEAGISGLWTPLLVSRIGGCEKTCNLCGQVCPSGAIRSLYLTEKTFVKMGTATIDRTRCIAWEQQKLCLICDEICPFAAIDFKLVADAEGESKRPFINEEVCTGCGLCEQKCPVEGTSAIVVSPIGEERLIAGSYVSNQKIEARRKAIEGRTPIEQLKEEERRRRGEKELPKGFIIQ encoded by the coding sequence TTGAGCGAAGAGCCGGTCATCATATCTGGCCCTTCCAGGGTGAGGGGGACAATTCAGATAGTCTTCCTCGTTTTTTTTCTGCTTCTTTTCATTTTCACGTTGTTCCCACTGCAAGAATGGGTTCCCCCCGTAGACATTCTACTCAGAATTGATCCAGTCGCGGCACTTGGTTCGCTGATAGCAACAAGAACCTGGGTATACCGGATGTTCTTTTCTATTCCACTTATAGCGCTCACCCTGTTTCTGGGAAAGTTCTTCTGTGGATACGTGTGTCCGACCGGGACCTCAATCGACCTCTGGAGAAGGCACGTGCTGCGAAGATATCATGACGGTCTTCCCCGGAAAGACCTCACCAGATGGAAGTACTATACTCTCTTTCTGATCCTGACCAGTGCAGTCTTCGGATATTCTCTCATCTGGCTGCTCGATCCATTATCCATCTTTGTAAGATTCCTGACCCTGGCAGTGTACCCTGCCGTCGTTTTCATTCTTGATGGAGCTCTTGCCTTAATCAGTCCTGCAGCCGATAAACTGGACATCACGTCCCTGGCATATAAATCTATTTTCCAACCCTCGTTTCAAGGCGCGCTTGCCATACTTGCAGTATTCGGCACAATCCTGATGCTTGAGCTTGTCCAGAGGCGTTTCTGGTGCAGAAACCTGTGTCCTCTCGGAGCATTTCTGGCTCTTCTTTCCCGGTTCAGCCTGTTCAGGAGGCACGTACCATATGATTGCACAGAGTGCGGAGAGTGTGAAGAGGTCTGTCCGATGGGGGCCATATACGAAGGAGGAAAGAAGAACGTTCCTGCTGACTGCATAGAGTGCTACACGTGTGCCTCAGTCTGTCCAGCAGGAGAGATATCTATAGTTGCTGGCAGACCGGCCGGGCCATACAGTGTGGACATTCAAAGGAGAAGGGTGCTCGGGTCGCTGGGTCTGGGATTTGTTGCTGCTTCCATGTTCAGAATGGACGCGCTTAGGGTGAGCAGGAATCACAACTTCATAAGACCACCAGGGTCAGTTCCAGAGGACCTCCTTTTGTCAAGATGCTACCGGTGTGGAGAATGCATGAAGGTCTGTGTCACAGGAGGTATTCAACCGGCAATTCTGGAGGCGGGCATAAGTGGGCTTTGGACACCTCTTCTCGTTTCGAGGATTGGTGGCTGCGAGAAGACGTGCAACCTGTGCGGTCAGGTCTGCCCGTCCGGTGCGATCAGATCCCTCTATCTAACAGAGAAGACCTTTGTCAAAATGGGAACCGCCACCATAGACAGAACAAGATGCATTGCGTGGGAACAACAGAAGCTCTGTCTCATATGTGATGAGATATGCCCATTTGCCGCCATAGATTTTAAGCTTGTTGCTGATGCCGAAGGCGAATCGAAAAGGCCATTTATCAACGAAGAGGTCTGTACGGGCTGCGGCCTGTGTGAGCAGAAATGTCCAGTTGAGGGCACATCGGCGATAGTGGTGAGTCCCATAGGGGAGGAGAGGCTCATTGCCGGGAGTTATGTGAGTAATCAGAAGATCGAAGCCAGAAGAAAGGCCATTGAGGGCAGGACTCCAATCGAGCAGTTGAAAGAAGAAGAGAGAAGGCGGAGAGGGGAAAAGGAACTTCCTAAAGGATTCATTATTCAATAG